In Georgenia soli, a genomic segment contains:
- a CDS encoding Na+/H+ antiporter subunit A produces the protein MLQLLTIHLVAALLAPVIVGRFGRRAFIALAAVPAAAAVWAATQTSHVLAGDYPFQSVPWVPALDIELVFRLDPLSWLMVLVVGGVGALVLVYCAAYFSATATALGRFAGVFVAFAGAMLGLVITDNSLMLYVFWELTTVFSYLLIGHYHERQSSRRAAMQAILVTTLGGLAMLGGLIVLGEVDGGSYRISELVASAASGQLGAGAPPALVPVAVGAILLGALSKSAQVPFHFWLPAAMAAPTPVSAYLHAAAMVKAGVYLVARLAPGLADLQVWRWMVVGLGVLTLLVGGYRALRQHDLKLVLAFGTVSQLGLIIVLVGHGDRAVALAGLAMLLSHALFKACLFLLVGVIDWSVGTRDLRQLSGLGRRMPVAAVAAAIAVASMAGIPPTLGYVAKEAALESLVHLGTGADLWVLAAVALGSVLTLAYGLRFWWGAFWDKPGVAEPEAQRTSRLIMASPVVLAALSLGLGLVPGTLERYLAPYADTYPGEAGHLTLWGGFGAALAITVGIVVLGVAMFVWRRPVERFQRSFRDVEGAEGAYRRTLRALDNVSADVTALTQRGSLPAYLSTVLITVVVVVLGAATVSGVLWPERVRAWDSPAQLATAVVIAVAAFLTARARRRLKAVLLLGVSGYGIALLYELHGAPDLALTQVLVETVTLVVFVLVLRRLPAYFSNRPLATSRWWRAILGAAVGITVAALGVMAAGSRVHDPVSVAYPEEAYQYGYGKNIVNVTLVDIRAWDTMGEISVVLVAATGVASLVFLRTRIGHIDRAVDARRTPLWVRGQGETHGGARLRSGLLTKPQKGRVPGRGRTWLSAGSTVAPQRRSVIFEVGTRMVFHTMLVFSLFLLFAGHNAPGGGFAGGLVAGIALTVRYLAGGRYELGEAAPVHPGHLLGTGLFLSAGAGAVPVLFGGTILQSTIIDVTLPVFGDVHLATALFFDIGVYLVVVGLVLDILRSLGAEVDRHGEVEGNQAPDVAFDDPVHVRDDAVPAPDARREDEALSRRGGAR, from the coding sequence GTGCTGCAGTTGCTGACGATCCATCTGGTTGCGGCCCTGCTCGCGCCCGTGATCGTCGGCCGCTTCGGGCGCCGGGCGTTCATCGCGCTGGCCGCGGTGCCCGCCGCCGCGGCGGTGTGGGCGGCGACGCAGACCTCCCACGTCCTGGCCGGTGACTACCCGTTCCAGTCCGTGCCGTGGGTCCCGGCGCTCGACATCGAGCTGGTGTTCCGGCTCGACCCGCTGTCCTGGCTGATGGTGCTCGTCGTCGGGGGCGTGGGGGCGCTGGTCCTCGTCTACTGCGCCGCCTACTTCTCGGCCACGGCGACCGCCCTCGGCCGCTTCGCCGGCGTCTTCGTCGCGTTCGCCGGCGCGATGCTCGGCCTGGTGATCACCGACAACTCCCTGATGCTCTACGTCTTCTGGGAGCTGACGACGGTCTTCTCGTACCTGCTGATCGGCCACTACCACGAGCGCCAGTCCTCCCGGCGTGCGGCCATGCAGGCCATCCTCGTCACCACCCTCGGCGGCCTCGCCATGCTCGGTGGCCTCATCGTCCTCGGCGAGGTCGACGGCGGCTCCTACCGCATCAGCGAGCTCGTGGCCTCGGCGGCCTCCGGCCAGCTCGGCGCCGGCGCCCCGCCCGCGCTCGTCCCGGTCGCCGTCGGCGCCATCCTCCTCGGAGCCCTGAGCAAGTCCGCCCAGGTCCCCTTCCACTTCTGGCTCCCGGCCGCGATGGCCGCCCCGACGCCGGTCAGCGCCTACCTGCACGCCGCCGCCATGGTCAAGGCCGGCGTCTACCTCGTCGCCCGCCTCGCGCCGGGACTGGCAGACCTGCAGGTCTGGCGGTGGATGGTGGTCGGCCTGGGGGTGCTCACCCTGCTCGTCGGCGGGTACCGGGCCCTGCGCCAGCACGACCTCAAGCTGGTCCTCGCCTTCGGCACCGTCTCCCAGCTGGGGCTGATCATCGTCCTCGTGGGCCACGGTGATCGCGCCGTCGCCCTCGCCGGCCTGGCGATGCTGCTCTCCCACGCCCTCTTCAAGGCGTGCCTGTTCCTCCTGGTCGGTGTCATCGACTGGTCGGTCGGCACCCGTGACCTGCGCCAGCTCTCCGGCCTGGGCCGGCGGATGCCGGTCGCGGCGGTCGCGGCCGCCATCGCCGTCGCCTCGATGGCCGGCATCCCGCCCACGCTCGGCTACGTCGCCAAGGAGGCGGCGCTCGAGTCGCTGGTGCACCTCGGCACCGGCGCCGACCTGTGGGTGCTCGCCGCGGTGGCCCTGGGCTCCGTCCTCACCCTGGCCTACGGGCTGCGGTTCTGGTGGGGCGCCTTCTGGGACAAGCCCGGTGTCGCCGAGCCGGAGGCGCAGCGCACCTCGCGCCTGATCATGGCGTCGCCGGTGGTGCTCGCCGCTCTCAGCCTCGGCCTGGGCCTGGTGCCGGGCACGCTCGAGCGCTACCTCGCCCCCTACGCCGACACGTACCCCGGCGAGGCCGGGCACCTGACCCTGTGGGGCGGCTTCGGGGCGGCGTTGGCGATCACCGTGGGCATCGTCGTCCTCGGTGTCGCGATGTTCGTCTGGCGCCGGCCGGTCGAGCGGTTCCAGCGGTCCTTCCGGGACGTCGAGGGCGCCGAGGGCGCCTACCGCAGGACGCTGCGCGCGCTGGACAACGTCTCCGCGGACGTCACCGCCCTGACCCAGCGCGGTTCCCTCCCGGCGTACCTGTCCACCGTCCTCATCACGGTCGTCGTGGTCGTCCTCGGTGCCGCCACGGTGAGCGGCGTGCTGTGGCCCGAGCGCGTCCGCGCCTGGGACAGCCCGGCGCAGCTGGCGACCGCCGTCGTCATCGCCGTCGCCGCGTTCCTCACCGCCCGGGCCCGCCGCCGCCTCAAGGCGGTGCTGCTGCTCGGGGTCTCCGGCTACGGGATCGCCCTCCTCTACGAGCTCCACGGCGCCCCGGACCTGGCGCTGACCCAGGTGCTGGTCGAGACCGTCACCCTCGTCGTCTTCGTCCTCGTCCTGCGCCGCCTGCCGGCGTACTTCTCCAACCGTCCCCTGGCCACCTCACGCTGGTGGCGGGCCATCCTGGGCGCCGCCGTCGGGATCACCGTCGCGGCGCTGGGAGTCATGGCCGCCGGCAGCCGGGTGCACGACCCCGTGTCCGTGGCCTACCCGGAGGAGGCGTACCAGTACGGCTACGGCAAGAACATCGTCAACGTCACCCTCGTGGACATCCGCGCCTGGGACACCATGGGGGAGATCTCCGTGGTCCTCGTGGCCGCCACCGGCGTCGCCTCCCTCGTCTTCCTGCGCACCCGCATCGGGCACATCGACCGCGCCGTCGACGCCCGCCGCACCCCGCTGTGGGTGCGCGGCCAGGGTGAGACCCACGGCGGGGCGCGCCTGCGCAGCGGACTGCTGACGAAGCCCCAGAAGGGCCGGGTCCCCGGCCGCGGCCGGACGTGGCTCAGCGCGGGCTCCACGGTGGCCCCCCAGCGGCGCTCGGTCATCTTCGAGGTCGGCACGCGGATGGTGTTCCACACCATGCTCGTGTTCTCGCTCTTCTTGCTGTTCGCGGGGCACAACGCCCCCGGCGGCGGGTTCGCCGGCGGGCTCGTGGCCGGCATCGCCCTCACCGTGCGGTACCTGGCGGGCGGGCGCTACGAGCTCGGCGAGGCGGCCCCCGTCCACCCCGGGCACCTGCTCGGCACCGGGCTGTTCCTCTCCGCCGGCGCCGGCGCCGTGCCCGTCCTCTTCGGCGGGACGATCCTGCAGTCGACGATCATCGACGTCACCCTGCCCGTCTTCGGCGACGTCCACCTGGCCACCGCGCTGTTCTTCGACATCGGCGTCTACCTCGTGGTCGTCGGCCTCGTGCTGGACATCCTGCGCTCCCTGGGCGCGGAGGTGGACCGCCACGGCGAGGTCGAGGGCAACCAGGCGCCCGACGTCGCCTTCGACGACCCGGTCCACGTCCGCGACGACGCCGTGCCGGCGCCCGACGCGAGGCGCGAGGACGAAGCCCTGAGCCGGCGAGGAGGTGCCCGATGA
- a CDS encoding Na(+)/H(+) antiporter subunit C, which translates to MNIDMAPNLSLVVLVAVLVGTGVYLLLERSLSRVIIGIALISNGVNVLMLVAGGSAGGPPLLGETAPEDMSDPLPQAMVLTAIVITLGMTAFLLAMAYRSWQLNGHDEVQDDLEDRRIARRAARDELSERVTDDSGATLAEDAADTRDETARGEDEHARVGHHPAALGADDEEAKP; encoded by the coding sequence ATGAACATCGACATGGCCCCGAACCTGTCCCTGGTGGTGCTCGTCGCCGTCCTCGTGGGCACCGGCGTCTACCTGCTGCTCGAGCGGTCGCTGAGCCGGGTCATCATCGGCATCGCCCTGATCAGCAACGGCGTCAACGTGCTCATGCTCGTCGCCGGCGGCAGCGCCGGCGGGCCGCCGCTGCTCGGCGAGACGGCCCCGGAGGACATGTCCGACCCGCTGCCCCAGGCGATGGTGCTCACCGCCATCGTCATCACGCTCGGCATGACCGCCTTCCTGCTGGCGATGGCGTACCGGTCCTGGCAGCTCAACGGCCACGACGAGGTGCAGGACGACCTCGAGGACCGCCGGATCGCCCGCCGCGCGGCCCGTGACGAGCTGTCCGAGCGCGTCACCGACGACTCCGGCGCCACCCTCGCCGAGGACGCCGCGGACACGCGGGACGAGACCGCCCGCGGCGAGGACGAGCACGCCCGGGTGGGGCACCACCCCGCTGCCCTGGGCGCCGACGACGAGGAGGCCAAGCCGTGA
- a CDS encoding (Fe-S)-binding protein: MLQTVLLVIVALATVVALAVFARGVASIVRQVGAGRPAPGRLAPAGRRTLTLVKEVLGHGRFQHRPAVRVAHWAVMVSFPLLFLTLVTGYGQLVDPGFALPLIGHLPPWEWLTEAIAWLGLAGIGWLIVVRQRTQPDRDEAVGTARRSRFFGSTRWQAYVVEGVILAVVVCVLTLRALEHAWLSGGSAEEAALATPLHYPLTGWLGELLAGADRGVLAGAIAAVAAVKILVSLAWLVVVGLQPTMGVAWHRFLAVVNVYARREPDGAPALGPLQPVVVDGRELDVEALEDLPEDATLGVGRIEDFTWKGLLDFSTCTECGRCQEQCPAWNTGKPLSPKLFTLALRDHAAAAAPFLRAAGAASGAGAAGAGATGATDDVAAAVAGRDGFRPHTGDVLGALAASGATGPDGVAAVPDTLVPDVIDPDVLWACTTCGACVQQCPVDIEHVDHILDLRRHEVLMASAFPAELGQMFRKLESKGNPWGMAPRKRLDWAKGLPFEVPVVGADVESAAEVDYLFWVGCAGAFEDRARRTTRAVAELLHTAGVSFAVLGDGESCTGDPARRSGNELLFQMLAAQNVETLAEAGATRIVVTCAHCFNTLAREYPQLGGHYEVVHHTQLLNRLVRDGSLRPVPPEPGSDDARTVTYHDPCYLGRHNQIYAPPRELLGALDGVEVAEMPRSGVDAMCCGGGGARVWMEEKIGTRVNAERAREAAGTGASAVATGCPFCITMLSDGAAANGDDVEVMDVAQLLLAGVRRGEDHA, translated from the coding sequence GTGCTGCAGACCGTGCTGCTCGTGATCGTCGCGCTCGCGACGGTGGTGGCGCTCGCCGTGTTCGCCCGCGGGGTCGCGTCCATCGTCCGGCAGGTCGGTGCGGGACGCCCGGCGCCGGGGCGGCTGGCTCCCGCGGGGCGCCGCACCCTCACCCTGGTCAAGGAGGTGCTCGGGCACGGCCGGTTCCAGCACCGCCCGGCCGTCCGGGTCGCCCACTGGGCGGTCATGGTGTCCTTCCCGCTGCTCTTCCTCACGCTCGTCACCGGCTACGGACAGCTGGTCGACCCCGGGTTCGCGCTCCCCCTCATCGGGCACCTGCCGCCGTGGGAGTGGCTGACGGAGGCGATCGCGTGGCTGGGGCTGGCGGGCATCGGGTGGCTGATCGTCGTGCGGCAGCGGACCCAGCCGGACCGTGACGAGGCGGTCGGCACGGCCCGCCGGTCCCGGTTCTTCGGCTCGACGCGGTGGCAGGCGTACGTCGTCGAGGGCGTGATCCTCGCCGTCGTCGTCTGCGTCCTCACCCTGCGCGCGCTGGAGCACGCCTGGCTCTCCGGCGGGAGCGCCGAGGAGGCGGCGCTGGCCACCCCGCTGCACTACCCGCTCACCGGCTGGCTCGGCGAGCTGCTCGCCGGCGCGGACCGCGGCGTGCTCGCCGGCGCGATCGCCGCCGTGGCGGCGGTGAAGATCCTCGTGTCGCTGGCCTGGCTCGTCGTGGTCGGGCTGCAGCCCACGATGGGCGTGGCCTGGCACCGCTTCCTCGCGGTGGTCAACGTCTACGCCCGCCGCGAGCCCGACGGCGCCCCCGCCCTCGGGCCGCTCCAGCCGGTCGTCGTGGACGGCCGGGAGCTGGACGTCGAGGCGCTGGAGGACCTGCCGGAGGACGCCACCCTCGGGGTCGGCCGCATCGAGGACTTCACCTGGAAGGGCCTGCTCGACTTCTCCACCTGCACCGAGTGCGGCCGGTGCCAGGAGCAGTGCCCGGCGTGGAACACCGGCAAGCCGCTCTCGCCGAAGCTGTTCACCCTGGCCCTGCGCGACCACGCCGCCGCGGCCGCGCCGTTCCTGCGCGCGGCCGGCGCCGCTTCGGGCGCGGGGGCGGCGGGCGCCGGGGCGACGGGCGCCACGGACGACGTCGCCGCCGCCGTCGCGGGCCGGGACGGCTTCCGTCCCCACACCGGGGACGTGCTGGGGGCGCTGGCGGCGTCCGGCGCCACGGGCCCGGACGGCGTCGCCGCCGTGCCCGACACCCTGGTGCCGGACGTCATCGACCCGGACGTGCTGTGGGCGTGCACCACCTGCGGAGCCTGCGTGCAGCAGTGCCCGGTGGACATCGAGCACGTCGACCACATCCTCGACCTGCGCCGGCACGAGGTGCTCATGGCCTCGGCGTTCCCGGCCGAGCTGGGCCAGATGTTCAGGAAGCTCGAGTCGAAGGGCAACCCGTGGGGCATGGCGCCGCGGAAGCGGCTCGACTGGGCCAAGGGCCTGCCCTTCGAGGTGCCGGTGGTGGGGGCGGACGTGGAGTCGGCCGCCGAGGTCGACTACCTCTTCTGGGTGGGGTGCGCGGGCGCGTTCGAGGACCGGGCGCGGCGCACCACCCGCGCGGTGGCCGAGCTGCTGCACACGGCAGGGGTCTCCTTCGCGGTGCTCGGCGACGGCGAGTCCTGCACCGGCGACCCGGCCCGCCGGTCCGGCAACGAGCTGCTCTTCCAGATGCTCGCCGCCCAGAACGTCGAGACCCTCGCCGAGGCCGGCGCCACGAGGATCGTGGTCACCTGTGCCCACTGCTTCAACACCCTCGCCCGCGAGTACCCGCAGCTGGGCGGGCACTACGAGGTGGTCCACCACACCCAGCTGCTCAACCGGCTGGTGCGCGACGGCAGCCTCCGCCCCGTCCCGCCCGAGCCCGGCAGCGACGACGCACGCACCGTCACGTACCACGACCCCTGCTACCTGGGCCGGCACAACCAGATCTACGCCCCGCCGCGCGAGCTGCTCGGCGCCCTCGACGGCGTCGAGGTGGCCGAGATGCCGCGGTCGGGCGTGGACGCCATGTGCTGCGGGGGCGGCGGCGCCCGGGTGTGGATGGAGGAGAAGATCGGCACCCGCGTGAACGCCGAGCGTGCCCGTGAGGCGGCCGGGACCGGCGCCTCGGCGGTGGCCACCGGGTGCCCGTTCTGCATCACCATGCTCTCCGACGGCGCGGCCGCCAACGGCGACGACGTCGAGGTCATGGACGTGGCCCAGCTGCTGCTCGCCGGGGTCCGCCGCGGCGAGGACCACGCGTGA
- the dcd gene encoding dCTP deaminase — MLLSDRDIRAQIDSGRVRLDPFEPEMIQPASLDVRLDRYFRLFDNHRYPVIDPSQDQPELTRLVDAGPDDPLILHPGEFVLGATYEQVTLPDDIAARLEGKSSLGRLGLLTHSTAGFIDPGFTGHVTLELSNTATMPIMLWPGMKIGQLCFFQLSSAAEHPYGSGVRGSRYQGQRGPTASRSYLNFQRTPVR, encoded by the coding sequence GTGCTGCTCTCCGACCGTGACATCCGCGCCCAGATCGACTCCGGACGCGTCCGGCTGGACCCGTTCGAGCCCGAGATGATCCAGCCCGCGAGCCTCGACGTCCGCCTCGACCGCTACTTCCGGCTGTTCGACAACCACCGGTACCCGGTCATCGACCCGTCGCAGGACCAGCCGGAGCTGACCCGCCTCGTCGACGCCGGGCCGGACGACCCGCTGATCCTGCACCCGGGCGAGTTCGTGCTCGGCGCCACGTACGAGCAGGTGACGCTGCCCGACGACATCGCCGCCCGCCTCGAGGGCAAGTCCTCCCTCGGGCGCCTCGGCCTCCTCACGCACTCCACCGCAGGATTCATCGACCCGGGCTTCACCGGCCACGTCACCCTCGAGCTGTCGAACACGGCGACCATGCCGATCATGCTCTGGCCGGGCATGAAGATCGGGCAGCTGTGCTTCTTCCAGCTCTCCTCGGCCGCCGAGCACCCGTACGGCTCCGGCGTGCGGGGGTCGCGCTACCAGGGGCAGCGCGGGCCGACCGCGTCGCGCTCGTACCTGAACTTCCAGCGGACGCCGGTGCGATGA
- a CDS encoding MFS transporter — protein sequence MSAFDPPATWLELPDVVRARRRTLTTLLVAQVLGTLGIGAAPSVGVLLAEQVTASETWAGLARSSTTVGAALAAFPLGALAARRGRAGSLTLAWTVAAVGTALLVAAAQTGSTVLLVLGMLGTGAGAAAGLQSRFAATDLAEPAHRARSLALVVWIGTLGAVVGPNLGLPGEWVEARLGLAPLAGAFAIGAVLLAVTAGVVALGLRPDPLLLAQRHTAADARPGGGAPLPGRAGFAAALREVRASPRGALALTALVLAHVAMVSVMTMTPVHLAHLGHGVGVVGLTISLHVLGMFALAPVVGAAADRFGQVPTILAGQVTLVGAAAVNLLGAASTPAVATGLFLLGLGWSVVTVPAAALLSESVPARSRPLVQGTGDALMNAAAALGAIVSGPLLAVAGFPGLAVVSGLCVVPVVALAARARRVPGRGA from the coding sequence GTGAGCGCGTTTGACCCACCCGCCACCTGGCTCGAGCTGCCCGACGTCGTCCGCGCGCGGCGCCGCACGCTGACCACGCTGCTCGTCGCCCAGGTGCTCGGGACCCTGGGCATCGGTGCCGCCCCGTCGGTGGGCGTCCTGCTCGCCGAGCAGGTCACCGCCTCGGAGACGTGGGCCGGGCTCGCCCGCTCCTCGACGACGGTGGGCGCCGCGCTGGCGGCCTTCCCCCTCGGCGCGCTCGCCGCGCGGCGGGGGCGCGCCGGCTCCCTCACCCTGGCGTGGACGGTGGCGGCCGTGGGGACGGCGCTGCTGGTGGCAGCCGCCCAGACCGGCTCCACCGTCCTGCTGGTGCTCGGCATGCTCGGCACCGGCGCCGGTGCGGCGGCCGGCCTGCAGTCGCGGTTCGCCGCCACGGACCTCGCCGAGCCCGCGCACCGGGCGCGCAGCCTCGCGCTCGTGGTCTGGATCGGCACGCTCGGGGCCGTCGTCGGGCCCAACCTCGGTCTCCCGGGCGAGTGGGTCGAGGCGCGCCTCGGGCTCGCTCCCCTGGCCGGCGCCTTCGCGATCGGCGCGGTGCTGCTCGCCGTGACCGCCGGCGTCGTCGCCCTCGGCCTGCGCCCGGACCCGCTGCTGCTCGCCCAGCGCCACACCGCCGCCGACGCCCGGCCGGGCGGAGGGGCGCCACTGCCCGGGCGTGCGGGGTTCGCGGCCGCGCTGCGCGAGGTGCGCGCGTCCCCACGGGGCGCGCTCGCGCTGACGGCGCTCGTGCTCGCGCACGTGGCGATGGTCTCGGTCATGACCATGACACCGGTGCATCTCGCGCACCTGGGTCACGGCGTCGGGGTGGTGGGCCTGACGATCAGCCTGCACGTGCTCGGCATGTTCGCCCTCGCCCCGGTGGTCGGGGCCGCCGCGGACCGGTTCGGCCAGGTGCCGACGATCCTCGCGGGCCAGGTGACCCTCGTGGGGGCGGCGGCGGTGAACCTGCTCGGCGCCGCGTCGACCCCGGCGGTGGCCACGGGCCTGTTCCTGCTCGGGCTCGGGTGGTCGGTGGTGACGGTGCCCGCGGCGGCGCTGCTGTCGGAGTCCGTGCCGGCCCGCTCCCGCCCGCTCGTGCAGGGCACCGGTGACGCCCTGATGAACGCCGCCGCGGCGCTCGGCGCGATCGTCTCCGGCCCGCTGCTGGCCGTCGCGGGCTTCCCGGGTCTCGCCGTCGTGTCGGGGCTGTGCGTGGTGCCGGTGGTGGCGCTGGCGGCCCGGGCGCGGCGCGTGCCGGGGCGTGGGGCCTGA